The Astyanax mexicanus isolate ESR-SI-001 chromosome 7, AstMex3_surface, whole genome shotgun sequence genome has a window encoding:
- the LOC103040043 gene encoding uncharacterized protein LOC103040043 gives MQVLWILFCSAFITELCAGESVRLRYGQKLSIKLKDKNNTLEFTSANRTRSCSLWPRSAQCKRGEVSGFLSKSFSITSVRFDDQGTYTQRNNQSKVVSATTLTVYSSTESRTLQIGQTLSISLEGLLRTEASLSFSSSEGNILLVQRGSRVGTLPDNSPIQVSSSSIQVLSVHASDGGRYTLSDREGREVKVVTLRVTASTGSQSLLVGQTLSVPLGDQWRSEASLRFSSKDVTLMLVQRGSPVHHPGYSGRIQVSSSSIQVLSVQVSDGGKYTLLDGKDHEVKVITVKVTDPCASKIQNMDLSYGHQLSIYLLYQIGSLEFKFINETQINTIWSSSIQPERGAVEGSGFDMHFIINSVNFEDQGDYTQKNNFSKVICVTKVKVHTDRNTQYCVEGKTFTISLAGLSSEEATLRFSSKDVNVMLVQRGSPVENLDEYSNRIQVTSSSIQVMNVNASDVGQYTLIDGKGREVKIVTLGLAEPVNLAFLGFLVLVVLVLAVLGYCKWGSEQCQFQISA, from the exons ATGCAGGTCTTGTGGATTCTGTTCTGCTCTGCTTTTATTACAG AGTTGTGTGCTGGGGAATCTGTGCGACTGCGTTATGGCCAAAAGCTGAGTATCAAACTCAAAGATAAGAACAATACGCTGGAGTTTACGTCTGCAAACAGAACTCGCAGCTGCTCTCTCTGGCCCAGGAGCGCTCAGTGTAAACGAGGAGAAGTGAGCGGATTCTTGTCTAAGAGCTTCAGTATTACGTCTGTTCGTTTTGATGACCAGGGAACCTACACCCAGAGAAACAACCAGAGCAAAGTGGTTTCTGCCACCACACTAACGGTTTACT CCTCAACAGAAAGCAGGACTTTACAGATTGGTCAAACTCTCAGTATTTCACTGGAAGGTCTTTTGAGGACTGAAGCCAGTCTGAGTTTCTCCAGCAGTGAGGGGAACATCCTGCTGGTGCAGAGAGGATCACGTGTGGGGACACTTCCAGACAACTCACCCATCCAGGTCTCCAGCAGCAGCATCCAGGTGCTCAGTGTTCACGCCTCAGATGGAGGGAGGTACACTCTCTCAGACAGGGAAGGTCGTGAGGTCAAGGTCGTCACTCTAAGAGTTACTG CCTCTACAGGCAGTCAGAGTTTACTGGTTGGTCAGACTCTCAGTGTTCCTCTGGGAGATCAGTGGAGGAGTGAAGCCAGTCTGCGTTTCTCCAGTAAAGACGTGACGCTCATGCTGGTGCAGCGAGGCTCACCTGTGCACCACCCCGGCTACTCCGGACGGATCCAGGTGAGCAGCAGCAGTATCCAGGTGCTCAGTGTTCAGGTGTCGGATGGAGGGAAGTACACACTGCTGGACGGGAAAGATCATGAGGTCAAGGTCATCACTGTAAAAGTCACTG ATCCCTGTGCCTCAAAAATTCAGAATATGGACCTTTCTTATGGCCACCAGTTGAGCATCTACCTGCTATACCAGATTGGTTCACTGGAGTTTAAATTTATTAATGAAACCCAGATTAACACCATCTGGTCCAGTAGCATCCAGCCTGAAAGAGGAGCAGTGGAAGGATCTGGATTTGATATGCACTTCATAATTAACTCTGTCAACTTTGAGGATCAGGGAGATTACACTCAGAAGAACAACTTCAGCAAAGTGATCTGTGTCACTAAAGTGAAAGTTCACA CTGATAGGAACACCCAGTACTGTGTGGAAGGAAAGACGTTCACCATTTCTCTGGCCGGCCTCTCGAGTGAGGAAGCCACTCTGCGTTTCTCCAGTAAAGATGTGAACGTGATGCTGGTGCAGCGAGGCTCACCAGTGGAGAATCTGGATGAGTACAGTAATCGGATACAAGTGACCAGCAGCAGCATCCAGGTGATGAACGTGAACGCATCAGATGTGGGCCAGTACACACTTATTGATGGAAAAGGTCGTGAGGTCAAGATCGTCACATTAGGACTCGCTG aacCTGTGAACTTGGCGTTTTTAGGTTTTCTGGTGCTGGTTGTTCTGGTGCTCGCTGTTCTCGGGTACTGCAAGTGGGGGTCAGAGCAGTGCCAGTTCCAGATATCAGCTTAA